A single region of the Epinephelus moara isolate mb chromosome 16, YSFRI_EMoa_1.0, whole genome shotgun sequence genome encodes:
- the hes2.1 gene encoding transcription factor HES-2.1 → MSPSITTEANQPLPARSTVAQRKQANELRKTLKPLLEKRRRARINDSLGHLKSLILPLVGKDNARYSKLEKADILEMTVRFLRDLPSTPVKDSADSYREGYKACLQRVSALLPKTSLDQDACQRVNEFVQQSMSATVTPTCLNCCAQSSRTLPQIQQRLLSLKSSFSSRLESQSRSSSSSSAVAPSRAQPGPQAVNAAMWRPW, encoded by the exons ATGAGTCCCAGCATCACTACCGAGGCCAACCAGCCTCTCCCTGCCAGGTCCACCGTGGCCCAGAGAAAACAAGCCAACGAACTGAGAAAG actcTTAAACCCTTGCTGGAGAAGAGAAGACGTGCTCGTATTAACGACAGTCTCGGGCATCTGAAAAGCCTGATTCTCCCTCTGGTTGGCAAAGACAACGCTCGCTACTCCAAGCTGGAGAAAGCTGATATTCTGGAAATGACAGTCCGTTTCCTCAGAGACCTTCCCTCCACTCCAGTTAAAG ACTCCGCAGACAGTTACAGAGAAGGCTACAAAGCCTGCCTCCAGCGCGTCTCCGCTCTGCTCCCCAAAACCAGCCTGGATCAGGACGCGTGTCAGCGGGTGAACGAATTCGTCCAGCAGTCCATGTCCGCCACAGTCACCCCAACCTGCCTGAACTGCTGCGCTCAGAGCTCCAGGACTCTCCCTCAGATCCAACAGAGACTCCTGAGCCTGAAATCCAGCTTCAGCTCCAGACTGGAGAGCCAgtcccgcagcagcagcagcagcagcgcagtGGCTCCCAGCCGAGCGCAGCCAGGCCCGCAGGCTGTCAACGCAGCCATGTGGAGACCTTGGTAG